A stretch of Triticum aestivum cultivar Chinese Spring chromosome 1D, IWGSC CS RefSeq v2.1, whole genome shotgun sequence DNA encodes these proteins:
- the LOC123180481 gene encoding peroxidase A2, translated as MASSSSSPVALGAATLAALLAAVCVLHAGGAAAADLRVDYYDCTCPDAYKIVQGVLVQAHKSDPRIFASLIRLHFHDCFVQGCDGSLLLNTFNGMETEQDAIPNKGSARGYNVVDAAKAALEAACPGVVSCADILAIASEISVQLSGGPGWSVLLGRLDGFTSNFFEAGKLPSPFDGLKNLKEKFRNATLDDTTDLVALSGAHTFGRVQCQFVTDRLYNFSGTNRPDPTLSPGYRTFLSQRCPRNGDGSSLNDLDPTTPDKFDKNYFTSLEVNRGFLQSDQELKSDPLAVGTTAPIVDRFAGSQDAFFKAFANSMIKMGNIRVITDPSKGEVRKRCAFVN; from the exons atggcttcttcttcttcctccccagtCGCCCTCGGCGCCGCCACCTTGGCCGCGCTGCTGGCGGCCGTCTGCGTCCTCcacgccggcggggcggcggcggcagaccTGCGCGTGGACTACTACGACTGCACGTGCCCGGACGCGTACAAGATCGTGCAGGGGGTGCTGGTGCAGGCGCACAAGTCGGACCCTCGCATCTTCGCCAGCCTGATCCGGCTccacttccacgactgcttcgtgCAGGGCTGCGACGGCTCGCTGCTGCTGAACACCTTCAACGGGATGGAGACGGAGCAGGACGCCATTCCCAACAAGGGCTCGGCGCGCGGCTACAACGTCGTCGACGCCGCCaaggccgccctcgaggccgcctgccccggcgtcgtctcctgcgccgacatcctCGCCATCGCCTCCGAGATATCGGTCCAGCTG TCCGGAGGACCCGGGTGGAGCGTGTTGCTGGGGAGGCTGGACGGCTTCACGTCCAACTTTTTCGAAGCCGGGAAACTACCAAGCCCCTTCGACGGCCTCAAAAACCTTAAAGAGAAGTTCAGAAACGCCACGCTCGACGATACTACCGACCTCGTCGCCCTCTCAG GCGCGCACACTTTCGGCCGCGTGCAATGCCAGTTCGTCACGGACCGGCTGTACAACTTCAGCGGGACGAACCGGCCCGACCCGACCCTCAGCCCGGGCTACAGGACCTTCCTGTCCCAGCGATGCCCAAGGAACGGCGACGGGTCGTCCCTGAACGACCTCGACCCGACCACACCCGACAAGTTCGACAAGAACTACTTCACGAGCCTCGAGGTGAACCGCGGCTTCCTCCAGTCTGACCAGGAGCTCAAGTCAGACCCACTCGCAGTGGGGACGACGGCGCCCATCGTCGACCGGTTCGCCGGAAGCCAGGACGCCTTCTTCAAGGCCTTCGCGAATTCGATGATCAAGATGGGGAACATCAGGGTGATAACGGACCCCTCCAAGGGGGAAGTCCGGAAGCGCTGCGCGTTCGTCAATTGA